From Trueperaceae bacterium, a single genomic window includes:
- a CDS encoding HAMP domain-containing sensor histidine kinase, whose product MTTKHLRRRARFTQWAFGFVVVFTVAQVAWWLWFQADYIGRVTDATEAAWRDDAALADRIAAIEPAAIDELLAAHPHLRYEDGRFAVDQLRLEAFVDEQRSALRMYRYEGVFFLLIVMTGLVLLARSLAAERELERRQHNFLLAVTHEFKTPISAMRLLIETLQYRKPSPERLEEYLRRMDRELTRLQHSSDQVLASARLEQLAHQGEARREDLDRLVPALVAKVRGSFEARGARLTVEPAGEPLEVRASPEAFELVLTNLLDNAVKYSPGEEKPVLVRLARRGDQAVLVVEDEGVGVPPAEADKVFERFYRPGSEMTRRSRGVGLGLYLVRSNVEMMGGRVACQPRPDGRRGTRFTVTLPLAPAADAAPGLQGAPVGQAAGRSA is encoded by the coding sequence ATGACGACCAAGCACCTCCGCCGGCGCGCCCGCTTCACGCAGTGGGCCTTCGGCTTCGTCGTCGTCTTCACCGTGGCCCAGGTGGCGTGGTGGCTGTGGTTCCAGGCCGACTACATCGGCCGCGTCACGGACGCGACCGAGGCCGCCTGGCGCGACGACGCCGCGCTGGCCGACCGCATCGCCGCGATCGAGCCGGCGGCGATCGACGAGCTCCTCGCGGCGCACCCGCACCTGCGCTACGAGGACGGCCGCTTCGCCGTCGACCAGCTCCGCCTCGAGGCCTTCGTCGACGAGCAGCGCAGCGCCCTGAGGATGTACCGCTACGAGGGCGTCTTCTTCCTGCTCATCGTCATGACCGGCCTCGTCCTCCTGGCCAGGAGCCTGGCGGCGGAGCGCGAGCTCGAGCGGCGCCAGCACAACTTCCTCCTCGCGGTCACCCACGAGTTCAAGACGCCGATAAGCGCCATGAGGCTGCTGATCGAGACGCTGCAGTACCGGAAGCCGTCGCCGGAGCGGCTGGAGGAGTACCTGCGCCGCATGGACCGCGAGCTCACGAGGCTCCAGCACTCCAGCGACCAGGTGCTGGCCAGCGCCAGGCTCGAGCAGCTCGCGCACCAGGGCGAGGCGAGGCGCGAGGACCTCGACAGGCTGGTGCCGGCCCTCGTGGCCAAGGTGCGCGGGTCCTTCGAAGCGCGCGGCGCCCGGCTCACGGTCGAGCCGGCGGGAGAGCCGCTGGAGGTGCGCGCGTCGCCCGAGGCGTTCGAGCTGGTGCTCACGAACCTGCTCGACAACGCCGTGAAGTACAGCCCGGGCGAGGAGAAGCCGGTGCTCGTGAGGCTGGCGCGGCGCGGCGACCAGGCCGTGCTCGTCGTCGAGGACGAGGGCGTCGGGGTGCCGCCCGCGGAGGCCGACAAGGTGTTCGAGAGGTTCTACAGGCCCGGGAGCGAGATGACGCGGAGGAGCCGAGGTGTCGGATTGGGTCTCTACCTGGTGAGGAGCAACGTCGAGATGATGGGCGGTCGCGTGGCCTGTCAGCCGCGACCCGACGGGAGGAGGGGCACCCGCTTCACGGTGACGCTGCCGCTCGCGCCGGCGGCCGACGCGGCGCCGGGACTGCAGGGCGCCCCGGTCGGCCAGGCGGCGGGGAGGTCGGCGTGA
- a CDS encoding response regulator transcription factor: MTGLAAEGTRPAASVLVVEDEPALAEVLSENLVEEGYDVTVAGDGAEALAAWRRETPDLVVLDVMLPHVDGFEVCRVRRAEGDSTPVLFLSARGEAVDRITGLEAGADDYLTKPFHLHEFLLRVRALLKRTLPAPAQRLAFGGHVVDFRTWTARLDDGREVQLSERELGILRVLAERAGEVVSRDEIMDRVWGDDTFPSSRTIDNFIVRLRRHFEPDTDEPVYIHTVWGVGYRFTPDATPASSAGPERAGEERPA, from the coding sequence GTGACGGGGCTGGCGGCCGAGGGGACGCGGCCCGCCGCCTCAGTGCTAGTGGTCGAGGACGAGCCGGCCCTCGCCGAGGTGCTCTCCGAGAACCTCGTCGAGGAGGGGTACGACGTGACGGTCGCCGGCGACGGGGCCGAGGCGCTCGCCGCCTGGCGGCGCGAGACGCCCGACCTGGTGGTCCTGGACGTCATGCTGCCGCACGTCGACGGCTTCGAGGTCTGCCGCGTGCGGCGCGCCGAGGGCGACTCGACGCCGGTGCTGTTCCTCAGCGCGCGCGGCGAGGCCGTGGACCGCATCACCGGCCTCGAGGCCGGGGCCGACGACTACCTGACGAAGCCGTTCCACCTCCACGAGTTCCTGCTGCGCGTGCGCGCGCTCCTGAAGCGGACGCTGCCCGCGCCGGCGCAGCGCCTGGCCTTCGGCGGCCACGTCGTCGACTTCAGGACCTGGACCGCGAGGCTCGACGACGGCCGCGAGGTCCAGCTGTCCGAGCGCGAGCTCGGCATCCTGCGCGTGCTCGCCGAGCGGGCGGGCGAGGTCGTCAGCCGCGACGAGATCATGGACCGCGTCTGGGGCGACGACACCTTCCCGAGCAGCCGCACGATCGACAACTTCATCGTGCGCCTCCGGCGGCACTTCGAGCCCGACACCGACGAGCCCGTCTACATCCACACCGTGTGGGGCGTCGGCTACCGCTTCACGCCGGACGCCACGCCGGCGTCGTCGGCCGGGCCCGAACGAGCGGGAGAGGAGCGTCCGGCGTGA
- the hemE gene encoding uroporphyrinogen decarboxylase, whose product MSVYLETLRGRDGERAPVWFMRQAGRYLPEYRRIRERHSFWEMVRTPELAAEVTLQPVERFGVDAAILFQDIMSPLPDMGVEVEFAPGPVIARPVRDAASVAALRVPPAGEVAPFAAEAVRLASQASPVPVIGFAGAPLTLAAYLVEGGGSKDFATFRAFLRSEPLVAEALLAKLADVAVGYLASQVAAGARAVQLFDSWAGLLDRRTYARHGAPHLRRIVRAVRDLGVPVTYMAVGAGHLLEEVAGLGCDAVSVDWRTPLRAARRLLPGKALQGNLDPAALFAPREALLAEALRVLDEGRGGPHVFNLGHGLLPGTDPDAVAAVVDLVKGYARRPASAAEVGA is encoded by the coding sequence GTGAGCGTCTACCTCGAGACCCTCAGGGGACGGGACGGCGAGCGCGCGCCGGTCTGGTTCATGCGCCAGGCGGGCCGCTACCTGCCCGAGTACCGGCGCATTCGCGAGAGGCACTCGTTCTGGGAGATGGTGCGCACGCCGGAGCTCGCCGCCGAGGTCACCCTCCAACCGGTCGAGCGCTTCGGCGTGGACGCGGCGATCCTCTTCCAGGACATCATGTCGCCGCTCCCGGACATGGGCGTGGAGGTCGAGTTCGCGCCCGGCCCCGTGATCGCCAGGCCCGTGCGCGACGCCGCGTCGGTCGCCGCCCTGCGCGTGCCGCCAGCGGGGGAGGTGGCGCCCTTCGCCGCGGAGGCCGTGCGGCTCGCCTCCCAGGCCTCGCCGGTGCCGGTCATCGGCTTCGCCGGCGCCCCCCTCACCCTGGCCGCCTACCTGGTCGAGGGCGGCGGCTCGAAGGACTTCGCGACGTTCCGGGCGTTCCTGCGCTCCGAGCCGCTCGTCGCGGAGGCGCTGCTGGCGAAGCTCGCCGACGTGGCGGTCGGCTACCTCGCCTCGCAGGTGGCCGCGGGCGCCAGGGCCGTGCAGCTCTTCGACTCGTGGGCCGGCCTCCTGGACCGGCGCACCTACGCCAGGCACGGGGCGCCGCACCTGCGGCGCATCGTCCGCGCCGTGCGCGACCTGGGCGTGCCGGTGACCTACATGGCCGTCGGCGCGGGACACCTGCTCGAGGAGGTCGCCGGCCTCGGCTGCGACGCCGTCAGCGTCGACTGGCGCACGCCGCTGCGCGCGGCGCGGCGCCTCCTGCCCGGCAAGGCCCTGCAGGGCAACCTCGACCCGGCGGCGCTGTTCGCCCCGCGCGAGGCGCTGCTCGCGGAAGCGCTGCGGGTCCTCGACGAGGGGCGAGGCGGCCCGCACGTGTTCAACCTCGGCCACGGACTGCTCCCCGGCACCGACCCCGACGCCGTCGCCGCCGTCGTCGACCTCGTCAAGGGCTACGCGCGTCGGCCGGCGTCCGCGGCGGAGGTGGGGGCGTGA
- the hemF gene encoding oxygen-dependent coproporphyrinogen oxidase — translation MSAPWDSAAARRVVDLVRGAQGEIVARFEGLEERARFRPHTWERQGGGGGTAMVLQDGETFAKVGINVSAVHGAEVPASLAAVHPEAAGKPFFATGLSLIAHAVNPYVPSFHANYRYFEVGDLWWFGGGADLTPNYGFEEDVRYFHGVLKAQCDARDPALYDELKRRCDEYFYLPHRRETRGVGGIFFDQLTPPRELAAAGADGAPGGPLWEADLAFVASGLAAIPEAYLPLVARRRAAPYGEREVAWQRLRRGRYVEFNLVYDRGTLFGLQTGGNIEAILVSLPPLAAWAFDHRPEPGSPEARLAEYLVPRDWLGTRRQETA, via the coding sequence GTGAGCGCGCCGTGGGACTCCGCCGCGGCGCGGCGCGTCGTCGACCTGGTGAGGGGCGCGCAGGGCGAGATCGTGGCGCGCTTCGAGGGGCTCGAGGAGCGGGCGCGTTTCCGCCCTCACACCTGGGAGCGGCAGGGCGGCGGTGGCGGCACGGCGATGGTGCTGCAGGACGGGGAGACGTTCGCCAAGGTCGGCATCAACGTCTCGGCCGTGCACGGCGCCGAGGTGCCGGCCAGCCTGGCGGCCGTCCACCCCGAGGCGGCCGGTAAGCCGTTCTTCGCGACCGGCCTGTCGCTCATCGCCCACGCCGTGAACCCGTACGTGCCGTCGTTCCACGCCAACTACCGCTACTTCGAGGTCGGCGACCTGTGGTGGTTCGGCGGCGGCGCCGACCTCACGCCCAACTACGGCTTCGAGGAGGACGTGCGCTACTTCCACGGCGTGCTCAAGGCGCAGTGCGACGCGCGCGACCCGGCGCTCTACGACGAGCTCAAGCGGCGCTGCGACGAGTACTTCTACCTCCCGCACCGCCGCGAGACGCGGGGCGTGGGCGGCATCTTCTTCGACCAGCTCACGCCGCCGCGCGAGCTCGCCGCCGCCGGCGCCGACGGCGCGCCCGGCGGACCGCTCTGGGAGGCCGACCTGGCGTTCGTCGCCAGCGGCCTCGCGGCGATCCCCGAGGCGTACCTGCCGCTCGTCGCGAGGCGGCGCGCCGCCCCTTACGGCGAGCGCGAGGTGGCGTGGCAGCGCCTGCGGCGCGGGCGCTACGTGGAGTTCAACCTCGTCTACGACCGCGGCACGCTGTTCGGCCTGCAGACGGGAGGGAACATCGAGGCGATCCTCGTCTCCCTGCCCCCGCTGGCCGCCTGGGCCTTCGACCACCGGCCCGAGCCCGGCAGCCCCGAGGCGCGACTGGCCGAGTACCTCGTCCCCCGCGACTGGCTGGGGACCCGCCGACAGGAGACGGCATGA
- the hemH gene encoding ferrochelatase, whose amino-acid sequence MNETDTASAGVDRGEARGDERGASRGAQRGEPRRPTGIVMLNLGGPRDLDEVEPFLLELFADEEIIQLPAQRWLGPFIARRRVRSVQANYRDIGGGSPILDWTTKQGRGMCERLDRISPQTAPHRFYVAFRYAKPKSEDALAQMKADGVTRAVAFTQYPQFSCATTGSSLNELWRAARRLGMEGDFAWSVIDRWFAHPRFVEAMTETVRAGLAGFAPEDLADVLIVFSAHSLPMSVVNRGDAYPAEVGATVHEVMKRLGYAHEYLVSYQSEVGPVPWLGPSTESVVRELGAKGRRNVLVVPVAFTSDHIETLHELDIEYGHLAAEVGITNYRRAPALNDAPLFLDALAAIVAEHLAAGEACSGQYGLRCPGCVNPQCRDLPNAVAPYRRTPVGPRAREAS is encoded by the coding sequence ATGAACGAGACGGACACGGCGTCCGCGGGTGTGGACCGCGGGGAGGCGCGGGGCGACGAGCGCGGCGCGTCCCGCGGGGCACAGCGGGGCGAGCCCCGCCGCCCCACGGGCATCGTGATGCTGAACCTGGGCGGCCCACGGGACCTCGACGAGGTCGAGCCGTTCCTCCTCGAGCTCTTCGCCGACGAGGAGATCATCCAGCTACCGGCGCAGCGCTGGCTGGGGCCGTTCATCGCCAGGCGGCGCGTGAGGTCGGTGCAGGCGAACTACCGGGACATCGGCGGCGGCAGCCCGATCCTCGACTGGACGACCAAGCAGGGGCGCGGCATGTGCGAGCGGCTCGACAGGATCTCGCCGCAGACCGCTCCGCACCGGTTCTACGTGGCGTTCCGCTACGCCAAGCCGAAGAGCGAGGACGCGCTGGCCCAGATGAAGGCGGACGGCGTGACGCGCGCCGTGGCCTTCACGCAGTACCCGCAGTTCTCCTGCGCGACGACGGGCAGCAGCCTCAACGAGCTGTGGCGCGCCGCGCGGCGGCTGGGCATGGAGGGCGACTTCGCCTGGAGCGTCATCGACAGGTGGTTCGCCCACCCGCGCTTCGTCGAGGCGATGACCGAGACCGTGCGCGCCGGCCTGGCGGGCTTCGCCCCCGAGGACCTGGCCGACGTGCTCATCGTCTTCAGCGCCCACAGCCTGCCGATGAGCGTCGTCAACCGCGGCGACGCCTACCCGGCCGAGGTCGGCGCGACCGTGCACGAGGTCATGAAGAGGCTCGGCTACGCGCACGAGTACCTCGTCAGCTACCAGTCCGAGGTGGGCCCGGTGCCGTGGCTCGGGCCCTCGACCGAGAGCGTCGTCAGGGAGCTGGGCGCGAAGGGGAGGCGCAACGTCCTCGTCGTCCCCGTCGCGTTCACCAGCGACCACATCGAGACGCTCCACGAGCTCGACATCGAGTACGGCCACCTCGCCGCCGAGGTCGGCATCACGAACTACCGCCGCGCCCCGGCCCTGAACGACGCGCCGCTGTTCCTCGACGCCCTCGCCGCGATCGTCGCCGAGCACCTGGCGGCGGGCGAGGCCTGCTCGGGACAGTACGGCCTGAGGTGCCCGGGCTGCGTGAACCCGCAGTGCCGCGACCTGCCGAACGCCGTCGCACCCTACCGGCGCACGCCGGTGGGTCCGCGCGCCCGCGAGGCGAGTTGA